In Calliopsis andreniformis isolate RMS-2024a chromosome 6, iyCalAndr_principal, whole genome shotgun sequence, a single genomic region encodes these proteins:
- the Rrp5 gene encoding ribosomal RNA Processing 5, with product MTLKNFPRGGKKLPEKKFSDSQLHKHEKPSKRNREKDKTRNTNEEDTNFVANTAERLSYSTVCEGLIVLGCIFEVTEYDLIISLPGGILGRAQVTDISESYTNLLQNLIKSEDGQPNEFKSLPELYSPGDHVVCYVKSIQLQGKWQILLSLEPRLINQNLNISHLDNGSKMVCTVSSIEDHGYVVDTGLATVRAFIPTKKISNEISLAPGKQVLCHVKKIETSDNTSIITLSAKQKHQMTANNTEIKSLDNLMPGTKFELRVRKVLFNGLCVSYGENSVGYINQLYLNNDLSTYSKGTEIIGTLLYILPTVKFGYFSLVIDKPRDNTIKPGDIIEEATVLYRESGGIVLQLNKSGTRGFLPLKRTNVDFDKIVEKFVPGTTHKCRVISYNWMDGTYVCTMQHALMEQKYLKISDFKPGDVVNVKITRINKEVGFMNVQVGKIHGHVASEHVSDAGTSVLKKLKVDSEVEAKVLAINNERNKVYFTLKKSLITSDLPVLSDIKEAKPGSKHHGTVVKINRNGLLVKFFGDVKGWVPRIMLDKEAAAVNWNYSIGQTVSVKIESVDENVGKIILSIATKDIKKEEIMFTIGEHVEGTITESSTQGVYLRISKNDGESVSTGFLPAGHMSPCMETGALLSSKCIPGDTLSALIFATMPSLILTRTFLPSEQYRNFDQLKVGDTIPCSIRDIEPNGLRVILPLTGCSTLGYISYSNVSNFNLLHKHQIVFTRIIAINKKEKQLRLTLLLQKIYDGLPDVKSRIMVAVDTLNLHFSKLDELARNSFYTNKPISSVKLGQRVTGNIEKITDDGLVVRLKNNLLGIVSKNHYSGTRKVGDKISGSIMWKNYIHELVDLTMLPSEMKSISTKQNQKVNLSEDKVVRGQILMVTNWFILLVLKGKENGSLVAMPVRRHMNDMQPDLSPYIVHSQIKCYIILNAKQSNIVPICMVKSAFEAKYNQESKKAKATLKRKKKLSENEVPTKKIKTEINTKQQNKVSTDENLEELTTNEIGNEQKEKKKLKKKAKKLKIKEEIKEEPIINHTENFNDNASDLSDNEKKPGIPECGFFWDDKPDLGLLEKKELSSESDDEAEQQPKQKKKKLSAAERREQERQKEREIRQREEALASNQLPNSVDQFDRLVLASPDSSIIWLQYMAYHLQTTEIEKARAVARRAIKTINFREENERLNVWNAWLNLESKFGTPDSLNDVFQEAVRTNDSLKVYTHMLTVHADAGRQIELEKTINTMIGKFKQNPQVWIDCGTALLKMGLKDKSRHIMQRALQSLPASEHVNLMTRFAVLENKFGDKDRAQTLFEQILTSYPKRVDIWSCYVDLLVKSNDIDIARKILERAVVQTLPPRKMKTLFKKFINFEEQYGTQEGVARVQQMAAEYVEKQCTKEC from the exons ATGACGTTAAAGAATTTTCCAAGAGGTGGAAAAAAACTTCCAGAGAAGAAGTTTTCTGATtcg CAATTACATAAACATGAGAAACCCAGTAAAAGGAATCGTGAGAAGGATAAAACAAGAAACACTAATGAAGAAGATACAAATTTTGTTGCTAATACAGCAGAAAGATTATCATATTCAACAGTATGCGAAGGATTGATAGTACTGGGATGTATTTTTGAAGTAACAGAATATGATTTGATCATATCTTTGCCAGGTGGCATATTAGGACGTGCTCAGGTCACTGACATAAGCGAATCTTACACAAATTTGttacaaaatttaattaaatctgAAGACGGTCAACCAAATGAATTTAAATCATTGCCTGAACTTTATTCTCCTGGGGATCATGTTGTATGTTATGTGAAAAGTATACAATTACAAGGAAAATGGCAAATTTTATTATCTCTTGAACCTCGTCTGATAAATCAAAATTTGAACATCAGTCATTTGGATAATGGATCAAAAATGGTGTGTACTGTTAGTAGTATAGAGGACCATGGTTATGTTGTAGATACAGGTTTAGCAACTGTAAGAGCATTCATACCTACTAAAAAGATCAGTAACGAAATATCCTTAG CACCAGGAAAACAAGTTTTGTGTCATGTAAAGAAAATTGAGACAAGTGACAATACATCCATTATTACATTATCTGCAAAACAAAAACATCAAATGACAGCAAATAATACCGAAATTAAATCATTGGATAATTTAATGCCAGGAACAAAGTTTGAATTACGTGTAAGAAAAGTTCTGTTTAATGGGTTGTGTGTTTCATATGGTGAAAACTCTGTTGGTTATATAAATCAACTATATTTAAATAATGATTTGTCCACATATTCAAAAGGAACAGAAATAATTGGTACTCTGTTGTATATTTTACCAACTGTGAAATTTGGCTACTTTAGTTTAGTAATAGATAAACCCAGAGATAATACTATTAAACCAGGAGATATCATAGAAGAGGCTACTGTCTTGTATAGAGAATCCGGTGGAATTGTATTACAGTTAAATAAAAGTGGAACGCGAGGATTTCTTCCTTTAAAAAGAACGAATGTCGATTTTGACAAAATTGTTGAAAAGTTTGTACCTGGTACAACACATAAGTGTCGAGTAATATCATATAATTGGATGGATGGTACTTATGTCTGTACAATGCAGCATGCATTAATGgaacaaaaatatttgaaaatctctGACTTCAAGCCAGGCGATGTcgtgaatgtaaaaattacaagAATCAATAAGGAAGTAGGCTTTATGAACGTACAAGTTGGTAAAATTCACGGACATGTTGCTTCGGAACATGTGTCTGACGCGGGTACAAGTGTTTTAAAGAAATTGAAAGTTGATTCAGAAGTTGAAGCAAAAGTTCTAGCTATTAATAATGAACGAAATAAAGTATATTTTACTTTGAAGAAATCACTGATAACAAGTGATTTACCTGTTTTGAGCGATATAAAAGAGGCAAAACCTGGATCGAAACATCACGGTACTGTTGTTAAAATAAACAGGAATGGTTTATTGGTAAAATTTTTTGGTGATGTCAAAGGCTGGGTTCCACGTATTATGTTAGATAAAGAAGCAGCTGCTGTAAATTGGAATTACTCTATTGGACAAACAGTTTCAGTAAAGATTGAATCAGTAGATGAAAATGTAGGAAAGATAATACTAAGTATAGCTACTAAGGATATAAAGAAAGAAGAGATCATGTTTACTATTGGAGAACACGTGGAGGGAACGATCACAGAATCATCTACTCAAGGAGTGTACTTAAGGATTAGCAAAAATGATGGAGAAAGTGTTAGTACAGGATTTTTACCAGCTGGACACATGTCACCTTGCATGGAAACTGGTGCATTGCTAAGTTCAAAATGCATTCCTGGAGATACACTTTCTGCTTTAATATTTGCTACAATGCCTAGTTTAATTCTGACTAGAACCTTTTTACCTTCAGAACAATACAGAAATTTCGATCAGTTAAAAGTAGGTGACACTATACCATGTTCAATTAGAGACATTGAACCAAATGGTTTGAGAGTTATTTTGCCTCTAACAGGTTGTTCGACATTGGGATATATTTCTTACAGCAATGTCAGTAATTTTAATCTGCTGCATAAACATCAAATTGTATTTACACGAATCATCGCCATTAATAAGAAGGAGAAACAATTACGTTTGACCTTATTACTCCAAAAAATATATGATGGATTACCTGATGTTAAAAGTAGGATAATGGTAGCAGTTGATACTCTGAACTTACATTTCAGTAAGCTTGACGAATTAGCTAgaaactcattttatacaaataaGCCAATCTCGTCGGTAAAATTAGGCCAAAGAGTTACGGGGAACATCGAAAAAATTACAGATGATGGTCTTGTAGTTAGGTTAAAAAATAACTTATTAGGTATAGTAAGTAAGAATCATTACTCTGGAACTCGAAAAGTGGGAGATAAAATTTCTGGATCAATTATGTGGAAGAATTACATACATGAACTTGTTGATTTAACTATGTTGCCTTCAGAAATGaaaagtataagtacaaaacagAATCAGAAAGTAAATCTTTCTGAAGATAAAGTGGTACGAGGTCAAATTTTAATGGTGACAAATTGGTTTATTTTACTTGTCTTGAAAGGCAAAGAAAACGGTTCTTTGGTAGCAATGCCTGTTCGACGTCACATGAACGACATGCAGCCAGATTTATCACCATATATTGTTCATTCGCAAATTAAATGTTACATTATATTAAATGCAAAGCAATCAAACATCGTACCCATCTGTATGGTGAAATCTGCATTTGAAGCGAAATATAACCAAGAATCAAAAAAGGCTAAAGCTACCTTAAAGAGAAAGAAGAAACTTTCAGAAAATGAAGTACCTACTAAAAAGATAAAAACTGAAATAAATACCAAGCAGCAAAATAAAGTAAGTACAGACGAAAATTTAGAAGAACTAACGACAAATGAAATAGGTAATGaacaaaaggaaaaaaagaaattaaagaagAAAGCAAAAAAATTGAAGATAAAGGAAGAAATTAAAGAAGAACCAATTATAAATCACACAGAAAATTTTAACGATAATGCCAGTGATCTCAGTGATAATGAGAAAAAACCTGGAATACCTGAATGCGGATTTTTCTGGGACGACAAACCTGATTTAGGTCTCCTCGAGAAGAAAGAATTATCTAGCGAAAGCGATGACGAAGCAGAGCAACAACCaaaacagaaaaagaaaaaattaagtGCTGCTGAACGGCGAGAGCAAGAAAGACAAAAGGAACGCGAAATTCGTCAAAGAGAAGAAGCATTGGCCAGTAACCAGTTACCAAATTCTGTCGATCAATTCGATAGATTGGTCTTGGCGAGTCCAGATAGTTCAATAATTTGGTTGCAGTACATGGCATATCATTTGCAAACGACAGAAATAGAGAAAGCAAGAGCAGTAGCGAGAAGAGCTATCAAAACTATTAATTTCAGAGAAGAAAACGAAAGATTAAATGTGTGGAATGCTTGGTTGAATTTAGAATCGAAGTTCGGCACTCCTGATTCTTTGAACGATGTCTTCCAAGAAGCAGTGAGAACCAATGACTCATTGAAGGTGTACACTCATATGTTAACTGTACACGCTGACGCTGGTAGGCAAATAGAACTGGAAAAAACAATCAATACCATGATTGGGAAGTTTAAACAGAATCCTCAAGTATGGATAGACTGTGGTACAGCATTGTTGAAAATGGGTTTGAAAGATAAATCTAGGCACATCATGCAAAGAGCTTTGCAATCTTTACCAGCATCTGAGC ATGTGAATTTGATGACAAGGTTCGCAGTTTTGGAGAATAAATTTGGAGATAAAGACAGAGCACAAACTTTGTTTGAACAAATATTAACTTCTTATCCTAAGCGTGTAGATATATGGTCATGTTATGTAGATTTATTAGTTAAATCAAATGACATCGATATTGCGAG AAAAATTTTGGAACGTGCAGTTGTTCAAACTTTGCCACCAAGAAAAATGAAGaccttatttaaaaaatttattaacttCGAAGAACAGTATGGTACTCAGGAAGGCGTTGCCCGTGTTCAGCAAATGGCTGCAGAATATGTAGAAAAACAATGCACCAAGGAATGTTAA
- the LOC143180712 gene encoding NADH dehydrogenase [ubiquinone] 1 alpha subcomplex assembly factor 3 — MILNNKLIFVKQLLQNIRQFHCSHLKNAYEGSGKTTLTILNLEAGPRTLINNCTPLGFKLVGDVMVVGPLVIFPKHLFCWNVGSANDINEKSLSLFTIIEPKLDIVVLGLETQYDMKAIKEMKRPLLEKNISVEVLPVERACGIFNFLNEEGRYVAAGLIPPLPKETFAYKRLQANKQEIQKQKAIESEK, encoded by the exons ATGATTTTAAACAATAAACTAATTTTTGTAAAGCAGTTATTACAAAATATTAG GCAATTCCATTGTTCACATTTAAAAAATGCATACGAAGGATCTGGAAAAACAACACTTACTATTCTGAACCTTGAAGCTGGCCCAAGAACTTTGATAAACAATTGTACACCA CTCGGATTCAAGCTTGTAGGTGATGTAATGGTAGTAGGCCCTCTTGTGATTTTCCCAAAACATCTTTTCTGTTGGAATGTTGGATCTGCGAACGACATAAATGAGAAAAGCCTGTCTTTATTTACTATTATAGAACCAAAACTAGACATAGTTGTTTTAGGACTTGAAACTCAATATGACATGAAAGCAATTAAAGAGATGAAGAGACCACTATTAGAGAAGaatatcagtgtggaagtattaCCTGTAGAAAGAGCATGtggtattttcaattttttaaatgaagaAGGAAGATATGTTGCAGCTGGTCTGATACCTCCTTTGCCAAAAGAAACTTTTGCATATAAAAGATTGCAAGCCAATAAGCAGGAAATTCAAAAGCAAAAAGCAATAGAGTCTGAAAAATGA